From the genome of Pseudomonadota bacterium, one region includes:
- a CDS encoding DNA-protecting protein DprA, which translates to MRFLAAVLLRSHPHYPAAIARLPRPPEALFSCGATSLLERELVAIVGARAARRAGVDAAARLAEDLAAGGVSVVSGGAIGVDAAAHEGCLRGGAGTVVVLGNGIDCPYPERNRSLFRRCIEGGGLLLSPFPAGTPPRRSHFPQRNALIAVLARVVVVVEAGLSSGALQTASWARKLGVSVAAVPGSPGTGALIARGAVAVETAAQVSALLAGALASPVVRSEVLLDDDQRCLLALLREEAIAAPFDHWVNRAGIGPARAAMALLRLELEGWVSLAPGGRYEALVDPATPTRR; encoded by the coding sequence GTGCGCTTCCTCGCCGCTGTCCTGCTCCGCTCCCATCCGCACTACCCGGCCGCCATAGCACGCCTGCCGCGCCCCCCCGAGGCGCTCTTCAGCTGTGGCGCCACGTCGCTGCTCGAGCGTGAGCTCGTCGCCATCGTGGGTGCGCGCGCGGCGCGGCGCGCGGGCGTCGACGCCGCGGCACGGTTGGCGGAGGACTTGGCGGCTGGTGGCGTATCGGTCGTCTCGGGCGGGGCGATCGGCGTCGACGCGGCCGCGCATGAGGGCTGCTTGCGCGGGGGAGCGGGAACCGTCGTGGTGCTGGGCAATGGCATCGATTGCCCCTATCCCGAGCGCAATCGATCGCTCTTTCGGCGCTGCATCGAGGGTGGTGGTCTGCTCTTGAGTCCCTTCCCGGCGGGCACGCCGCCGCGGCGCAGCCACTTCCCCCAACGCAATGCCCTGATCGCGGTGCTGGCTCGTGTGGTCGTGGTGGTCGAGGCCGGTCTCTCGTCGGGCGCGCTTCAGACTGCGTCCTGGGCGCGAAAACTCGGGGTTTCCGTGGCGGCCGTGCCTGGCTCACCGGGCACCGGGGCGCTGATCGCGCGGGGCGCAGTGGCGGTGGAGACGGCGGCGCAGGTCTCCGCTCTGCTGGCCGGAGCGCTGGCCTCACCGGTGGTGCGCTCCGAGGTGCTGCTCGACGACGACCAGCGGTGTTTGCTCGCCCTGCTGCGGGAGGAGGCGATCGCGGCGCCCTTCGACCACTGGGTGAACCGCGCCGGTATCGGGCCGGCGCGGGCAGCGATGGCGCTCCTGCGCCTCGAGCTCGAGGGCTGGGTCAGCCTGGCGCCCGGTGGGCGCTACGAGGCCCTCGTCGACCCAGCTACGCCGACGAGGCGTTGA
- a CDS encoding DUF4398 domain-containing protein: protein MSAGDRLAGRFARTRAALGFVSLFFVSLAGCGPIGYLQTVTVDARDLVQDAEDAGARELAPYEYHAAWEYLRMAREFGARADFELAIDYGKRSARLAREGRRRAAQVARDRREVAARRQGERERKAAPASDTSPAR from the coding sequence TTGTCGGCCGGCGACCGGTTGGCAGGACGATTCGCGCGGACCCGCGCCGCGCTGGGTTTCGTCTCACTGTTTTTCGTCTCACTGGCGGGCTGCGGGCCGATTGGCTACTTGCAAACCGTAACCGTCGACGCGCGCGACCTGGTGCAAGACGCCGAGGACGCGGGGGCTCGCGAGCTGGCGCCCTACGAGTACCACGCGGCGTGGGAGTACCTGCGGATGGCCCGCGAGTTCGGGGCGCGGGCCGATTTCGAGCTCGCAATTGATTACGGCAAGCGCTCGGCGCGCCTGGCGCGCGAAGGCCGGCGCCGCGCCGCACAGGTGGCCCGTGATCGGCGCGAGGTGGCGGCGCGTCGGCAGGGCGAGCGCGAGCGCAAGGCCGCGCCCGCATCCGACACGTCTCCCGCTCGCTGA
- a CDS encoding OmpA family protein, whose product MIVCALAVAGSACVGQQLRPEADQVQELIRRARRNGAYKCSARYLALAEVNLARTRDEMDLGNFVPAQDHLAVARENAKLAFDNSPPDQCSRPPDTDGDGIFDRDDQCPRVPEDKDGFRDTDGCPEADNDGDGIPDVKDLCPNHPEDIDAFVDDDGCPDLDNDNDGVPDALDSCPVRPEDHDGFEDEDGCPDEDNDKDNLPDLVDRCPDQAEDYDGEEDEDGCPDRYRLVVVTQTKLELKQKIHFATAKTRILPISFPLLNEVAQVLRDHSRLWVRIEGHTDSRGAADYNRGLSDGRANAVRAYLMGQGVSAERMEAIGHGEDRPIAANRTHAGRAANRRVEFFITRR is encoded by the coding sequence TTGATCGTGTGTGCGCTGGCCGTCGCCGGCTCTGCTTGCGTCGGTCAGCAGCTACGCCCCGAGGCCGATCAGGTCCAGGAGCTGATTCGCCGCGCGCGGCGCAATGGGGCCTATAAGTGCTCGGCACGCTACCTGGCGCTGGCGGAGGTCAACCTCGCGCGGACCCGCGACGAGATGGATCTCGGCAACTTCGTGCCGGCCCAGGACCACCTGGCGGTAGCGCGCGAGAACGCCAAGCTGGCCTTCGACAACTCGCCGCCGGACCAATGCAGCCGACCGCCCGACACCGACGGCGATGGCATCTTCGACCGTGACGATCAGTGTCCGCGGGTTCCCGAGGATAAGGATGGCTTCCGCGACACGGATGGCTGCCCCGAAGCTGATAACGACGGCGATGGCATCCCCGACGTCAAGGACCTCTGCCCCAATCATCCGGAGGACATCGACGCCTTCGTCGACGATGACGGTTGCCCCGACCTCGACAACGACAACGACGGCGTGCCCGATGCGCTCGATAGCTGCCCCGTCCGACCCGAGGACCACGACGGCTTCGAGGACGAGGATGGCTGTCCGGACGAGGACAACGACAAGGACAACCTCCCAGATCTCGTCGACCGCTGCCCGGACCAGGCGGAGGACTACGACGGCGAAGAGGACGAGGATGGCTGTCCGGATCGCTACCGCCTCGTCGTCGTCACGCAGACCAAGCTCGAGCTGAAGCAGAAGATCCACTTCGCTACCGCCAAGACTCGCATCTTGCCGATCTCCTTTCCGCTGCTCAACGAGGTGGCGCAGGTGCTGCGCGATCACTCTCGCCTCTGGGTGCGGATCGAGGGGCATACGGATAGTCGCGGCGCGGCCGACTACAACCGAGGGCTCTCGGATGGCCGCGCGAACGCCGTGCGCGCCTACCTGATGGGTCAGGGCGTGAGCGCAGAGCGGATGGAGGCGATCGGCCACGGCGAGGACCGGCCGATCGCCGCCAACCGCACCCACGCGGGCCGCGCTGCCAACCGGCGCGTCGAATTCTTCATCACGCGGCGCTGA
- a CDS encoding FKBP-type peptidyl-prolyl cis-trans isomerase, translated as MKIAKGLRVTLEYQLARADSQEIIESSAETGPLEYVHGDGRMLPALERRIEGLVVGDERKGVIAAAEAYGAGSSLPTTALSRRHFPPGATPQVGERFEAKDPQGRPVAFVVLGVDGERIQVRFLHPLAEQDLSYALKILKIVDPKVPPPPPPG; from the coding sequence ATGAAGATAGCCAAGGGTTTGAGGGTGACGCTCGAGTATCAGCTCGCCCGCGCGGACAGCCAGGAGATCATCGAGAGCTCGGCAGAGACCGGGCCGCTCGAATACGTGCACGGCGACGGCAGAATGCTGCCCGCGCTCGAGCGACGCATCGAGGGCCTCGTCGTCGGCGATGAGCGCAAGGGCGTCATTGCAGCGGCCGAGGCCTATGGCGCTGGCTCCTCGCTGCCGACGACGGCGCTCTCGCGCAGACACTTCCCGCCGGGCGCCACGCCGCAGGTTGGAGAACGCTTCGAGGCCAAGGACCCGCAGGGTCGGCCGGTGGCCTTCGTCGTGCTGGGCGTGGACGGGGAGCGCATCCAGGTGCGCTTTCTCCACCCGCTCGCCGAGCAGGACCTCTCCTACGCCTTGAAGATCCTGAAGATCGTCGACCCCAAGGTGCCGCCGCCACCGCCGCCGGGCTGA